In Sulfuracidifex metallicus DSM 6482 = JCM 9184, a single window of DNA contains:
- a CDS encoding glycerate 2-kinase, with translation MNVEEVVKVVLESSDPGKATEEGLKKIPSKYLEKPMVVSVGKASIRMYQAFVRRVEPWKSIVVTSKGTINSKEVGADVIIEAGHPYPNEGSYKAGKTILEEVRKGGYSSFIFLLSGGSSSMMEWSDRLSLEEMIDLNRKLVKSGLSIDEVNTVRKHVSSIKGGRLGIEAKAPVFTLVLSDVVGGDVSSVGSGPTVPDPTTSMDALDIMRSINIEEKFLNAVSETPKELPNSKAWIVLDIKGVLRQVKERIGGTILSSCVRGEARDFGYLLSSIFNASRERREPFKPPFTLIAGGEPEVKVEGESGKGGRNGEVCLSFAKYARGEYQLFAIATDGIDGNSEYTGCYVNSSMSFDTREISYSLRRHSSYELLERDGKKESSVIKTGPTGTNINNVYILYAP, from the coding sequence TCGGTAGGAAAGGCATCAATTAGAATGTATCAAGCCTTTGTACGTAGAGTTGAGCCTTGGAAATCAATAGTTGTAACCTCAAAAGGAACAATTAATTCTAAAGAAGTCGGCGCTGACGTAATAATTGAGGCAGGGCATCCTTATCCCAACGAGGGAAGCTATAAGGCAGGGAAAACCATACTGGAGGAAGTAAGAAAAGGTGGTTACTCGTCTTTCATCTTTCTTCTATCTGGAGGTTCTTCTTCCATGATGGAATGGTCAGATAGATTATCCTTGGAGGAAATGATAGACCTAAATAGGAAATTAGTTAAGTCCGGTCTCTCAATAGACGAAGTGAATACTGTTAGAAAGCATGTATCTTCAATAAAAGGAGGAAGGCTGGGAATTGAAGCTAAGGCTCCAGTTTTTACGTTGGTCTTAAGTGACGTTGTAGGAGGGGACGTAAGTTCCGTGGGAAGCGGACCTACAGTGCCTGATCCTACCACATCTATGGATGCACTGGACATTATGAGAAGCATTAACATTGAGGAAAAATTCCTTAATGCAGTCTCAGAGACCCCAAAGGAGTTGCCAAACTCGAAGGCATGGATAGTTTTAGATATTAAGGGAGTCTTAAGGCAAGTTAAGGAAAGAATAGGTGGTACGATACTATCTTCATGCGTTAGGGGAGAAGCTAGAGATTTCGGATACTTACTCTCGTCCATCTTTAATGCTTCAAGGGAGAGAAGAGAACCTTTCAAACCACCGTTCACTCTAATAGCAGGAGGAGAACCTGAAGTGAAAGTAGAAGGTGAATCAGGTAAGGGCGGAAGAAACGGCGAAGTCTGCCTATCCTTTGCTAAATACGCTAGGGGAGAATATCAGCTCTTTGCTATAGCTACCGATGGAATTGATGGCAACTCGGAATACACTGGATGTTACGTTAATTCATCAATGAGTTTTGACACAAGGGAAATATCATATTCTCTCAGAAGACACTCGTCCTACGAATTGCTGGAAAGAGATGGAAAAAAAGAAAGTAGCGTAATCAAAACTGGGCCTACAGGTACAAACATAAATAACGTTTACATCCTGTACGCTCCTTGA
- the nuoB gene encoding NADH-quinone oxidoreductase subunit NuoB yields MAEEILLTGDLNESARKAAKWLVNRKPIRNLRDWGISFSLWPPHLTTSCCGTEFGSFAAARFDAERFGMLPFSSARQSNILVIEGTMTRKMARAAKVVYDQMPEPKFVMAIGACSLEGGIFWNSYNTVLPSDIGIPVDIYVPGCPIRPEAIAKGLVMLQKKIRTQGAYRM; encoded by the coding sequence ATGGCAGAAGAAATATTATTAACAGGCGATCTTAACGAGTCGGCGAGGAAAGCTGCTAAGTGGCTAGTTAATAGGAAGCCAATTCGTAACCTTAGAGATTGGGGCATATCTTTCTCTTTGTGGCCACCTCACCTTACCACATCTTGTTGTGGAACTGAGTTCGGCTCGTTTGCAGCTGCAAGGTTTGACGCTGAAAGGTTTGGAATGCTGCCTTTCTCGTCAGCTAGACAATCTAACATCCTAGTCATAGAAGGTACAATGACGAGGAAGATGGCTAGGGCAGCTAAGGTAGTTTACGATCAAATGCCAGAACCAAAGTTCGTTATGGCTATCGGTGCATGTAGTCTTGAGGGAGGTATATTCTGGAACTCATATAATACTGTACTTCCATCGGATATAGGAATACCAGTCGACATTTATGTCCCAGGCTGTCCTATAAGGCCTGAAGCTATAGCTAAAGGTCTAGTAATGTTACAAAAGAAGATAAGGACTCAAGGAGCGTACAGGATGTAA
- a CDS encoding L-threonylcarbamoyladenylate synthase produces the protein MTEIIKVDPVNPEIDKIKKAAELVKRGEIVAFPTETVYGLGGDAFNAEASKKVFVAKNRPMDNPLIVHIADHEQLFEVAEEIPEKLMEISQTVWPGPLTFILKKTDRVPKETTGGLDTVAVRMPAHPVALSLIRESGVPIAAPSANMATKPSPTTAEHVAEDMMGRIPMIIDGGETFFGVESTILNMTVSPPALLRPGPFTLEELNKIFGEIYVPPQLKGIGEFNIALAPGMKYKHYAPSKKMIMIDDNSIFPQVVSMISSRMKVAVLCSREMESKIPQGIARIILGSEENLFEIARNLFGSFRKLDTMDVDIGLIQSFPEKGIGLAIMNRARKACGFNSIHNLKEAESLGM, from the coding sequence ATGACCGAGATCATCAAAGTTGACCCAGTAAATCCTGAAATCGATAAAATAAAGAAAGCCGCTGAGCTTGTGAAGAGAGGAGAGATAGTAGCGTTTCCGACCGAGACCGTTTACGGTTTAGGAGGTGATGCGTTCAATGCTGAGGCTTCAAAGAAGGTCTTCGTAGCTAAGAACAGACCAATGGATAATCCTTTGATAGTTCACATAGCTGATCATGAACAGCTATTTGAGGTCGCAGAAGAAATACCAGAAAAACTTATGGAAATTTCTCAAACCGTCTGGCCAGGACCATTAACTTTCATTCTAAAGAAGACTGACAGGGTACCTAAGGAGACCACAGGAGGGCTTGATACCGTAGCAGTAAGAATGCCTGCACACCCTGTGGCTTTATCTCTGATAAGGGAAAGCGGCGTTCCTATCGCGGCTCCCAGCGCTAACATGGCCACAAAACCTAGTCCTACAACTGCTGAACATGTTGCTGAAGACATGATGGGAAGAATACCCATGATTATTGACGGTGGAGAGACGTTCTTTGGTGTAGAATCAACTATTCTAAATATGACAGTATCTCCTCCTGCTCTGCTTAGGCCTGGTCCTTTTACATTGGAGGAGTTAAACAAAATCTTCGGCGAGATTTACGTTCCTCCACAACTGAAGGGAATAGGGGAATTCAACATAGCATTGGCACCAGGAATGAAGTATAAACATTACGCTCCGTCAAAGAAGATGATAATGATTGACGATAACTCAATTTTCCCACAAGTTGTTTCAATGATCTCTTCCAGGATGAAAGTAGCTGTCCTATGCTCAAGAGAAATGGAAAGTAAGATACCTCAAGGAATTGCGAGGATAATATTGGGCTCCGAGGAAAACTTGTTTGAGATAGCTAGGAACTTGTTCGGTTCGTTTAGAAAGCTAGACACGATGGACGTAGATATAGGTTTAATTCAATCTTTCCCAGAGAAAGGAATCGGATTAGCGATAATGAACAGGGCAAGGAAAGCTTGCGGGTTCAATTCAATTCATAACTTAAAGGAGGCAGAGTCTCTTGGTATGTAA
- a CDS encoding biotin--[acetyl-CoA-carboxylase] ligase yields MVCKILLRKVTSTQDFAEAVASMIEGEFVVIAEEQTRARGRMRRKWFSPRGGLWVTYVKRSFPVEEVPFSTLKVALAIVEILDELNPRIRWPNDIVVNDKKISGILIEANVSGNNNKADLFIGFGIDTEVKDFPPDIKATSYYLETGKLFQKSIEEIIETINSWLSKDNEQVISRVNEVLSLKDREVLLETKDGEKKCKALFVDYLGRLVTECGIFEVQDIERVDVL; encoded by the coding sequence TTGGTATGTAAGATCTTACTCAGAAAGGTAACCTCCACTCAGGACTTCGCCGAGGCAGTAGCTAGCATGATCGAAGGAGAATTCGTAGTGATTGCTGAGGAGCAAACTAGAGCTAGAGGGAGGATGAGAAGGAAGTGGTTTTCGCCAAGAGGAGGGTTATGGGTAACTTATGTGAAGAGATCCTTTCCAGTGGAGGAAGTTCCGTTTTCTACCTTAAAAGTAGCTCTAGCTATAGTGGAGATTTTAGATGAGCTGAACCCTAGAATAAGGTGGCCTAACGACATAGTAGTAAATGATAAGAAAATATCAGGAATTCTAATTGAGGCTAACGTCAGCGGAAACAATAATAAGGCAGATCTATTCATAGGTTTCGGAATAGATACAGAGGTTAAGGATTTCCCTCCGGACATTAAAGCTACATCTTATTATCTAGAAACTGGGAAATTATTTCAAAAAAGTATAGAAGAGATAATAGAAACTATAAACTCATGGCTATCTAAGGATAACGAGCAAGTTATTTCTAGAGTGAACGAGGTACTTTCGTTAAAGGATAGGGAAGTGCTCTTGGAGACTAAAGACGGAGAAAAGAAATGCAAAGCTCTATTCGTAGACTATCTAGGTAGACTAGTAACAGAGTGTGGAATATTTGAAGTACAAGATATAGAGAGAGTTGACGTTTTATAA
- a CDS encoding universal stress protein, which produces MFKSIIVAYDGSEHANKALDIGIDLAKKYGSKLDIVEVIDTAMLTGMGLAPVPAEVVDQIYGKAKREVEMAKNKAIQAGISNVGGETLEGDPASSILEYAGKNGADLIVTGSRGLSTLKRIVLGSVSSRIVQESKIPVLVVK; this is translated from the coding sequence ATGTTTAAGTCGATAATAGTTGCGTACGACGGATCGGAACATGCCAACAAGGCCTTAGATATAGGGATAGACTTAGCTAAGAAGTATGGTTCAAAATTAGACATCGTAGAAGTTATAGATACAGCAATGCTTACTGGAATGGGTCTAGCGCCAGTTCCAGCTGAGGTTGTGGACCAGATATATGGCAAGGCTAAAAGGGAAGTGGAAATGGCTAAGAACAAAGCAATTCAAGCTGGCATTTCAAACGTTGGTGGGGAAACTCTAGAAGGCGATCCAGCATCATCAATTCTTGAATATGCTGGCAAAAATGGAGCAGACTTAATAGTCACTGGAAGTAGAGGTCTATCTACATTGAAAAGGATAGTCCTAGGAAGCGTATCAAGTAGGATAGTTCAGGAGTCTAAAATTCCAGTTTTAGTGGTTAAATAG
- a CDS encoding TldD/PmbA family protein, with translation MLDEYIILDKAKSLGISAEVFRFKSKGYSVHIEKGQKTGFNLSDVGFSLRVVKDGKVGFAYSTVLDDRLLERALESMKASSSDPDYSLPYGKKVSYLNGLYFKEVEDPYEKVKEYMEKAEELKETVNLTYVNMSTEIIDVKVVNTEGVDVNEKRSLVYFGISCNYETSNGVSPEVYESAESRRFDINVEDLKQKLESKIKIIKERKVAEIKGKDVVFTVYAQANLFTEMLNFSFSGENYFRKRSSFSLDEEINPKLEITDSPHYEQGIFSRSFDAEGMPTIETKLISAEVKSFLTNYYWSRKASLPHTASASRSVHSLPSISSSNLILDYKEKGNDVYSDSIVVDSVQGTNTVNLETGEFGIVASVAWFNDGKTATGLRELVITGDLKTMLRNIVLQSNKKEKSGPLISADLRVKNLSVII, from the coding sequence GTGCTTGACGAATATATCATTTTGGATAAGGCTAAATCATTAGGAATATCAGCTGAAGTTTTTAGGTTTAAATCAAAGGGTTATTCAGTTCACATAGAAAAAGGGCAGAAGACTGGGTTCAACTTATCAGATGTGGGCTTCTCCCTGAGAGTCGTTAAGGACGGCAAGGTAGGTTTCGCTTACTCGACCGTATTAGACGATAGACTCCTCGAAAGGGCTTTAGAATCTATGAAAGCTTCCTCCTCAGATCCAGATTATTCTCTTCCATATGGTAAAAAAGTGAGCTATCTAAACGGACTATATTTCAAGGAAGTGGAAGATCCATACGAAAAGGTAAAAGAATACATGGAGAAAGCGGAGGAGCTCAAGGAAACAGTTAACCTTACTTACGTTAACATGTCAACCGAGATAATCGACGTGAAAGTTGTAAACACTGAGGGAGTAGATGTCAACGAAAAGAGGAGTTTAGTTTACTTTGGCATTTCATGTAATTACGAAACATCTAACGGGGTTTCTCCAGAGGTATATGAATCTGCAGAATCCAGAAGGTTTGACATAAACGTTGAGGACTTAAAGCAGAAGCTAGAGAGTAAGATCAAAATAATAAAAGAGAGAAAGGTCGCTGAGATTAAGGGCAAGGACGTGGTTTTCACGGTATATGCCCAAGCTAATCTTTTCACTGAAATGTTGAACTTCTCTTTCTCAGGAGAAAATTACTTTAGGAAGAGAAGCTCGTTCAGCTTAGATGAAGAGATAAATCCAAAACTGGAAATAACAGATTCACCCCATTATGAGCAAGGGATCTTTTCTAGGTCTTTTGACGCAGAGGGTATGCCTACAATTGAGACTAAGCTAATAAGCGCCGAGGTGAAGTCCTTTTTAACTAACTATTATTGGTCAAGGAAGGCATCTTTGCCTCATACAGCATCGGCATCGAGAAGTGTACATTCCCTCCCCTCTATTTCCAGCTCAAATTTGATACTCGATTATAAGGAGAAGGGGAACGACGTTTATTCAGACTCCATAGTTGTAGATTCAGTTCAAGGTACCAATACGGTAAACCTAGAAACGGGAGAGTTTGGCATTGTGGCGTCAGTTGCATGGTTCAATGATGGGAAAACTGCGACAGGGTTAAGGGAATTAGTTATAACTGGAGACCTTAAAACTATGCTTAGGAACATAGTACTGCAATCCAATAAGAAGGAGAAGTCCGGACCTTTAATTTCAGCTGATCTAAGAGTTAAGAACCTCTCTGTAATTATCTGA
- the tldD gene encoding zinc metalloprotease TldD, with amino-acid sequence MWKLLKKAEELGATFADVRKKRTEVIEFLSTEDRDEVRSNGIDEGYSLRVLYKKNWGYYSSPELLTDDVSKAISSSYGDEKVNIVYLPSKKDKVVLKPKKYVEMSVEEKLKTIRSIKNEILSEVKAKNVSVIYSETRIHDQYISTEDRDLEVEYLTSGIIFMAGIQEGDKRASAFVSKFSLSDFVLEQDYHELISTLKRRIESQLKGIVPKGGEYSVILAPEVTGVFAHEAVGHLAEADVGISGILSKLRGKKIAPDNVSVVDSPLPKEGSVGFVPYDDDGVEGRDAYIIQKGVVKEMLTDRYYSAYLGQRPTGNARAEDYRNPILVRMRNTFIEPGDLTLEEMLQQVKEGFLFTSVVGGETSPDGTFQFGIQEGYRIERGEIKEPLRNTGISGFTIETLSRVKMISKNFEMITGFCGKGTQNVPVGTGGPYILVDKMKVGGSA; translated from the coding sequence ATGTGGAAGCTATTAAAGAAGGCAGAGGAATTAGGAGCTACTTTCGCTGACGTTAGAAAGAAGAGGACCGAGGTTATAGAGTTTCTGTCCACCGAGGATCGAGATGAGGTTAGATCAAACGGTATAGATGAAGGGTATAGCCTCAGGGTTCTTTATAAGAAGAATTGGGGTTACTACTCTTCTCCAGAGCTGTTAACAGACGACGTAAGCAAAGCAATTTCCTCCTCGTATGGAGACGAGAAGGTCAACATAGTGTATTTGCCAAGCAAGAAGGATAAAGTTGTTTTGAAGCCAAAGAAGTACGTTGAAATGTCGGTCGAGGAGAAGTTAAAGACAATTAGATCCATAAAGAACGAGATATTGTCTGAAGTTAAAGCGAAGAACGTTTCCGTAATTTATAGTGAGACGAGAATTCATGATCAATATATAAGCACGGAGGACAGAGATCTGGAAGTAGAATACCTTACTTCAGGCATAATTTTTATGGCTGGAATTCAAGAGGGCGACAAGAGAGCCTCTGCCTTTGTAAGTAAGTTTTCTCTGTCAGATTTCGTCTTAGAACAGGATTATCATGAGCTGATCTCCACATTGAAGAGAAGGATTGAGAGTCAATTAAAGGGCATAGTTCCTAAGGGAGGTGAGTATTCAGTAATTTTAGCACCAGAGGTTACTGGCGTCTTCGCACATGAAGCTGTAGGTCATTTAGCAGAGGCTGACGTAGGAATATCTGGAATATTGTCCAAGCTTAGGGGAAAGAAAATAGCCCCTGATAACGTTAGCGTGGTGGATTCTCCCTTGCCCAAAGAAGGTAGTGTAGGCTTTGTTCCATACGATGATGACGGCGTAGAAGGAAGGGATGCATATATAATACAGAAAGGAGTAGTTAAGGAAATGCTCACCGATCGTTACTATTCCGCATACCTTGGGCAGAGACCCACCGGAAATGCAAGAGCCGAGGATTATAGGAACCCAATTTTAGTCAGGATGAGGAACACATTCATTGAGCCTGGTGACTTAACGTTGGAGGAAATGCTCCAACAAGTTAAAGAGGGATTTCTCTTTACGTCTGTAGTTGGCGGGGAAACCTCTCCAGATGGAACCTTCCAGTTCGGTATACAAGAGGGTTATAGGATAGAACGAGGCGAAATCAAGGAGCCTTTAAGGAACACTGGAATATCAGGATTCACAATTGAAACCTTGTCTAGGGTGAAAATGATATCTAAAAACTTTGAGATGATAACTGGTTTCTGTGGCAAAGGAACTCAAAACGTACCAGTTGGCACTGGAGGACCTTACATACTAGTAGATAAAATGAAGGTGGGAGGGAGTGCTTGA
- a CDS encoding CopG family ribbon-helix-helix protein: MSEKISVSLPRDLLKELENFMEKNKAGDRSKIVQLALRNFLDENKESDAFTYSVISVIYDFITAESEFTKVQHEYAELIMSNMHVHVSARECMEAIFVKGRKSEVMKLIGSINQIKGIKKVKPTFSYVEE; the protein is encoded by the coding sequence GTGTCAGAGAAGATTAGCGTATCTTTGCCTAGAGACTTACTTAAGGAACTTGAGAACTTCATGGAGAAGAACAAGGCAGGAGATAGGTCAAAGATAGTACAACTTGCTTTAAGAAACTTCCTAGATGAGAACAAAGAATCCGACGCCTTCACCTACAGCGTCATTAGCGTAATATACGATTTCATAACAGCTGAGAGCGAGTTCACCAAAGTTCAACATGAATACGCAGAGCTAATAATGTCAAACATGCATGTTCACGTTTCAGCCAGAGAATGTATGGAGGCAATATTCGTCAAGGGAAGGAAGTCAGAAGTAATGAAATTAATAGGGAGCATTAATCAAATTAAAGGTATAAAAAAGGTGAAACCTACTTTTTCTTACGTCGAGGAATGA
- a CDS encoding RNA-guided endonuclease TnpB family protein, translated as MARRGSKAIRATISMKIAVSDSLLALVNNYVKALRFTLFWLKENVKNPNEKGVLSKVHEELCTRLREEYNLPSKVAEDCYRDSLSTYKGWYNNPRRGRFPRVYKPTVWLTPKASYSVNFERMTVRIASVGELPILGYPRNLKEYMGWRIKEARLVVKDGKTFLKVVFEKPFEKVEPKESIAVDINMSEIVVGKDDRNYVRIPTRLEEVHHWKSLAENLQKKYPRRWRENKRILNRIHSFHLKARRVMEDFARKVGKWVVEIAKDFGSNIIKLESLRNLLKNVNKLPKGFHDKLYLMQYRRLQYWISWQAKKQGMLVQYVNPSYSSVSCPKCGQRMVEVSHRWFKCLCGYENDRDVIAIMNLNGRGSLSLSTAPQMRDVRANR; from the coding sequence ATGGCTAGGAGGGGTAGTAAAGCGATCAGAGCTACTATTTCTATGAAGATCGCAGTCTCAGACTCCCTCCTAGCCCTTGTGAACAACTACGTTAAAGCACTCCGTTTCACCCTATTTTGGTTAAAGGAAAATGTGAAAAACCCGAATGAGAAGGGAGTGCTTTCGAAAGTCCACGAGGAGTTATGCACGAGGCTAAGGGAGGAGTATAATCTACCTTCAAAGGTTGCTGAGGACTGCTATAGGGATTCACTCTCGACATACAAGGGTTGGTATAATAATCCTAGGAGGGGGCGTTTTCCAAGAGTGTACAAACCTACGGTATGGCTAACTCCTAAAGCGAGTTATAGCGTGAACTTCGAGAGGATGACTGTTAGGATAGCAAGTGTTGGTGAACTACCAATCTTGGGTTATCCTAGAAACCTCAAGGAGTACATGGGTTGGAGGATTAAGGAGGCTAGGTTAGTGGTTAAGGACGGGAAGACCTTCCTCAAGGTCGTTTTTGAGAAACCGTTTGAGAAGGTTGAGCCAAAGGAAAGTATTGCCGTAGACATTAACATGAGTGAGATAGTAGTTGGCAAAGACGACAGAAACTACGTTAGGATCCCAACTCGTCTCGAAGAGGTTCATCACTGGAAATCATTAGCTGAGAATTTGCAAAAGAAATATCCAAGGAGATGGAGGGAGAATAAGAGGATCCTAAACAGGATTCATTCCTTCCACCTAAAGGCTAGGAGGGTTATGGAGGATTTCGCTAGAAAAGTGGGGAAGTGGGTTGTTGAGATTGCTAAGGATTTTGGTTCCAACATCATTAAGTTGGAGAGTCTCAGGAACCTCCTCAAGAATGTTAACAAACTACCTAAGGGGTTTCACGACAAGCTGTATCTAATGCAGTATCGTCGTTTGCAGTATTGGATTTCTTGGCAGGCTAAGAAACAGGGAATGTTAGTTCAGTACGTTAATCCTAGTTATTCATCAGTCTCATGCCCAAAATGCGGTCAAAGGATGGTTGAGGTTTCCCATCGTTGGTTTAAGTGCTTATGTGGTTACGAGAACGACCGTGATGTAATTGCAATCATGAATTTAAATGGGAGGGGTTCTCTGAGCCTCTCGACTGCCCCTCAAATGAGAGATGTAAGAGCGAATCGATGA
- a CDS encoding homoserine dehydrogenase, protein MKRILLLGYGHVGKTFREFLSRWSSELDAQIAGVVTRRGIMLGDNPDFRKDIEGGINEALGKVKPDVLVDTSSANYKDGEPSISAYYRCFESGIDVITTNKAPLALNFTAILDKAKKLGRRVGFQGTVMSGTPSINLYRVLPVAKVRRIRGILNGTTNFILTMMYNGVSFDEALMEAKRKGYAEEDPTLDLNGFDAAAKLTILTNWMLNRNVKLGQFPFKGIEGISMQSIEDAKKRGLKMKLIAYADDKEIKVSPMEVNKDDPFFSIDGVDNSLEVTNEVQSVTIRGPGAGSETAAYAAISDLFLFKVMK, encoded by the coding sequence ATGAAAAGAATTCTCCTACTGGGTTACGGTCACGTAGGAAAGACTTTCAGGGAATTTCTTTCCAGATGGTCTTCTGAACTAGATGCGCAGATAGCGGGAGTTGTAACTAGAAGAGGAATAATGCTAGGGGACAACCCAGATTTCAGAAAGGACATTGAGGGTGGCATAAACGAGGCATTAGGCAAGGTGAAACCTGACGTTCTAGTTGACACGTCATCTGCTAATTATAAGGACGGTGAACCTTCCATTTCGGCATATTATAGGTGCTTTGAAAGCGGAATAGACGTCATAACTACAAACAAAGCTCCCTTGGCTCTGAACTTTACAGCAATTTTAGATAAAGCAAAGAAATTAGGAAGAAGGGTAGGCTTCCAAGGTACTGTTATGAGTGGAACTCCTTCCATAAACCTTTATAGAGTACTCCCTGTCGCCAAGGTAAGGAGAATAAGAGGAATACTTAATGGCACAACGAACTTTATTCTAACAATGATGTATAATGGCGTTAGTTTTGATGAGGCATTGATGGAAGCTAAGAGGAAAGGTTACGCAGAGGAAGATCCAACGTTAGACTTAAACGGATTCGATGCAGCAGCTAAGCTCACGATATTGACTAATTGGATGCTTAACAGGAACGTGAAGTTAGGTCAGTTTCCGTTTAAGGGCATAGAAGGAATATCGATGCAAAGCATAGAGGACGCTAAAAAGAGAGGGCTTAAAATGAAGTTGATAGCCTACGCTGATGATAAGGAAATAAAGGTATCTCCGATGGAGGTAAACAAAGATGACCCGTTCTTCTCTATAGATGGAGTTGACAATTCTTTGGAAGTAACCAATGAGGTTCAAAGCGTTACCATAAGAGGACCAGGAGCAGGATCTGAGACAGCTGCATATGCAGCAATTTCTGATTTATTCCTATTTAAAGTTATGAAATAA
- the cyoE gene encoding heme o synthase: MAVTLGNRIMFYINLSKPRIIWLLDLAALGGYFLAFRYVINLLALAVVLIGGTLASGGAMIINGGWEIDKDSKMKRTSKRPTVLGYVNKNQAITVGTLLVALGTGIGLLANPLTAFFIFLGAFIYVFVYTIWLKPRHPANIVIGGFAGSAAAWAGYAALSGKFDLASFILGFLIFMWTPGHFWSLALRFKDDYASAGVPMLPVITDERKAATAIAISNAAMIPVAILLYFYTNLIYLGVTLIFSAILMAYSIKLIKNPTVEEAWTSFKISAPYLAIILIALIVSKIV; encoded by the coding sequence ATGGCAGTTACCTTAGGAAATCGCATAATGTTTTACATTAACCTTAGCAAACCTAGAATCATATGGCTTCTTGACCTAGCGGCTTTAGGTGGGTACTTCCTAGCCTTCAGGTATGTAATAAATCTGCTTGCGCTGGCAGTTGTCTTAATCGGAGGAACTTTAGCCTCAGGCGGTGCCATGATAATAAACGGTGGTTGGGAGATAGATAAGGACTCTAAGATGAAAAGGACGTCGAAGAGACCAACAGTACTAGGTTACGTGAACAAGAATCAGGCAATTACAGTTGGCACTTTGCTTGTTGCCCTAGGAACTGGGATAGGTTTATTGGCAAACCCATTAACTGCTTTCTTCATCTTCTTAGGCGCTTTCATATACGTTTTCGTATACACTATTTGGCTAAAGCCTAGACATCCTGCAAACATAGTAATAGGAGGCTTCGCAGGTAGTGCAGCGGCTTGGGCAGGATATGCAGCTCTGTCTGGAAAATTCGATCTAGCTTCCTTTATACTAGGGTTCTTAATATTCATGTGGACCCCTGGTCATTTCTGGTCTTTAGCTCTTAGATTTAAGGATGATTATGCAAGTGCTGGCGTACCCATGCTTCCCGTTATAACTGATGAAAGGAAGGCAGCAACTGCAATTGCTATATCTAATGCTGCGATGATACCTGTGGCTATCCTACTCTATTTTTACACAAACTTAATTTATCTAGGAGTTACATTAATATTTTCAGCAATCCTTATGGCTTATAGTATAAAGCTAATAAAGAATCCCACTGTAGAAGAAGCTTGGACGTCGTTTAAGATATCCGCACCTTACTTAGCCATCATACTAATAGCATTAATTGTTTCCAAGATAGTGTAA